The Bacteroides fragilis NCTC 9343 genome includes the window AAGGAAAGAGATAGCGCCTGGTATTCCTTCTTCTATCTTTGCGAATGTATGTACAGTAGCGTTTTCGTCACCTATAATTTCCCCTTGGATAAATGCTGCAATTTGCTTAGCCGAGAACTCCATAATCTTACTTTAAAATTTAATTAGTACGCAAATAACGGACTTTTTTTTTATATATCCTTACTCTTTGATGAATATTTTATACTTATCTATCCCAACGCAAGTAGCAGATATAGTATTTCTTTACCTTTTTAGAGAGCAATGAAATGTTTAGCATGTCCGATGCTTCTGCAATATTTTTTATTGTTCCGTCCTTATAAATAATATCAATGCTGTCATCAGCCGAATCATACATGTTCTTTTCGATACTGGGGGTAGAGACAAAATAGTCCGCTTCGGAAAGAGTAATGCCTAATTGTCGGCTGATCAGTAAAGTCAATTCTTTTTTTCGTTCTTCACTAATAGGTTCGGAGCATATCTCCACCTTGAAGATGTTGCGATTAATCATACCCAGGCTTAATGTAGATAAAACCTTATCCGTGTGGGTACTCCATACCTTTAAAGCTGTCCAGATGTCATTATCGTCCAATTGAATAAAGTTCTCCAGACAGTCCGGGTTATTGTAAAACACTTCCGGATCGATGTGATTATACAGAAAAAATTTCAATGCCGGTGAAGCAAATAATTCGACTCCTTTCGAAGCGAGTTCTTTGGCACGTAACAGGGCACTGATCAACATTCGTTCATAAGCTACCGATGTTTTGTGCAGATAAACCTGCCAATACATCAATCGCCTTGCAGTCAGGAAATTTTCTATGGAATAGATTCCTTTGGATTCCACTACCAGATGATCGTCTGCCACATCAAGCATTTTGATGATACGGGCCGAACCGATGTTTCCTTCCGAGACTCCGGTGTAGAAGCTATCACGACGCAGGTAATCTAAACGGTCCATGTCCAGTTGTCCGCTTACTAACTGATGTAAGAAACGTTTGGGATATTCATCTTTGAATATCTGGATAGCCAAACTCAGCTGTCCGTTCATCTCCCTGTTCATCCGCTCCATCAGCATCAAAGAGATTTCTTCGTGAGATACTCCTTTGACAATGGTATCTTCAAGTACATGCGAGAAAGGACCGTGACCGATGTCGTGCAACAGGATGGCTGCCTGTACGGCTTCGGCTTCACTGTCGAATATAAAGTTACCTTTGGAAGCCAGTTGTGTGATGGCCTCGCTCATCAGGTAGAAGGCACCCAGAGAGTGTTGAAAGCGGGTATGCTGTGCACCGGGATAAACAACAGACGAAAGTCCTACTTGCTTGATGCGGTTTAAGCGCTGCAAAAGGGGATGCCGTACGATGTCGTACAGCAACCCCTTTGGTATGTTGATAAACCCGAATACCGGATCATTGATAATCTTCCGTTCGTGAGGCATTATAAAATAGCTTTCAGCTGTTCTGCCATTTGCTCTTGCACTTCTTTGGCAGCAGCACGGGCGGCAGCGGCAAAATTCTCTGTTTTATCTACATAAATAATTCCGCGAGAGGAATTCACAATAAGTCCACAGGTGCTGTTCATACCATATTTGCATACTTCTTCGAGAGAACCTCCCTGAGCACCGATACCCGGGACCAAGAGGAAGTGATTGGGGACAATTTTACGAATATCTTCGAAAGCACGTCCCTGAGTGGCACCTACTACATACATCATTTGTTCGTCGTTAGCCCATTCCTGTGATTTTTTTAGCACTTTTTCGAACAGACGTTCGCCGTTGGCATCTTCTGTCAGCTGGAAGTCATGAGAACCTTTATTTGAAGTCAGTGCCAGCAAGATTACCCACTTGCCTTCATAAGACAGGAATGGAGTAACGCTGTCTTCTCCCATATAAGGAGCTACAGTGACAGAGTCGATGTCCAGTTCCTCGAAGAAAGTACGGGCATACATTGCTGAGGTATTGCCTATGTCACCACGTTTGGCATCGGCGATGATAAACTGATCGGGATAATTCTCCTTGATGTAGTTCACGGTCTTTTCAAAAGCGATCCATCCTTTTACACCCATACTTTCGTAGAAGGCCAGATTGGGTTTATAAGCGATGCAATAGTCAGCCGTTGCATCGACAATTGCTTTATTGAAAGCGAAGATGGGATCCGGATCATCCAACAGGTGATCGGGTATCTTCTTGATATCTGTGTCAAGTCCTACGCAAAGAAATGATTTTTTGCGTTTGATGTTTTCAAATAATGATTGCTTGTTCATCTTTACTTAATTTACAAATTTACGATTTACAATTGAAGTAACCGTCCGTTACAATTCACTCTCTTTCAAGCGCTCCGCATTTTCGGCCACAGTCAGTTTATCGATACATTCCTGAATATCGCCGTCCATAAAGGCAGCCAGGTTATAAATGGTATAGTTGATGCGGTGGTCGGTGATGCGTCCCTGCGGATAATTATAAGTGCGGATTTTAGCCGAACGGTCACCTGTCGAAACCATTGTTTTACGCTTTGAAGCAATATCGTCGATATACTTCTGATGTTCCTTGTCATAGATAAACGTACGGAGGCGTGCCAGGGCGCGCTCTTTGTTTTTCGGTTGGTCGCGGGTTTCGGTACATTCAATTAAGATCTCTTCTGCTACTCCTGTATTCGGATTCTTCCAAATGTAGCGCAAACGGACACCCGATTCAACCTTGTTGACGTTCTGTCCACCTGCACCTCCGGAACGGAAAGTATCCCATTTGATTTCACCTTCGTTGATCACTACATCGAACTCTTCGGCTTCGGGTAGTACGGCTACCGAGGCTGCCGAAGTGTGTACACGTCCCTGGGTCTCTGTTGCAGGTACTCGTTGAACACGGTGTACTCCCGATTCGTATTTTAGTGTACCGTATACATTATCGCCTGTAACGCTGCAAATGATCTCCTTATATCCGCCGGCAGCGCCTTCATTGGCACTGGATACTTCCATTTTCCAACCTTTCGTTTCACAGAATTTGGCGTACATCCGGAAAAGGTCGCCTGCGAAGATCGCAGCTTCATCACCACCTGTACCGCCACGTATTTCAAGAATGGCATTCTTACCATCCTGAGGGTCGGCCGGTACCAGTAATAATTTGATTTCCTCTTCCAATACAGGGAGACGCTCCTGGCTGTTGTCCATTTCCTCTTTTGCCATTTCTCTCATATCAGCATCCGATTCGTTTGAGAGAATATCTTTAGCTTCTTCGATGTTAGCCAGTAGTTGCATGTATTCTTTACGGGCTTTCATCAAGTCGTCCAGCTCCTTGTATTCTTTGGTCAGTTTTACGTATCGTTTCTGGTCGGCAATCACTGCCGGGTCAGTAATAAGGGTAGACACCTCTTCGAAACGGGCTACAAGGCCGTCGAGCTTTTCTAATATACTATTGTTGTCTGCCATCTATTTCTTTTTCTTCTATTTCTCTGGGATTTGTGATTTTACAGATCGATTCTTTCCTATACATTAATATCTGAATTCACCGAATTCACTTTTGATAATCAGTTCTTTTTTATCACTCTCTTCAATACGTCCCACAATTTGTGCCGGGATACCGAAGGAGTCACTGATGGCGATCACTTCGGCTGCATGTTCCGGAGAGAGATATACTTCGAGGCGGTGTCCCATGTTGAATACCTTATACATTTCAGCCCAGTCGGTACCGCTTTGTTCCTGAATGGTTCTGAACAATGGAGGTACAGGGAAAAGGTTATCTTTGACTACACGTACGTCGCCTACAAAGTGCAATACTTTCGTTTGTGCCCCACCTGAACAGTGCACCATTCCGTGAATCTCGGGACGCAGTGCATCAAGCAATTTTTTCACTACCGGTGCGTAGGTGCGGGTAGGAGAGAGTACGAGTTTTCCGGCATCGATCGGAGATCCTTCTACTGTATCTGTCAGTTTTAGTCCGCCCGAATAAACCAGTTCCTCAGGTACTGCGGCGTCATAGCTTTCGGGATATTTCTCAGCCAGATACTTGGCGAATACATCATGACGGGCGGAAGTCAGTCCATTGCTGCCCATACCGCCATTATATTCTTTTTCATAAGTGGCCTGTCCATGAGAGGCAAGTCCCACAATGACATCTCCCGGACGGATATTGGCATTGTTGATAATATCTGCACGTTTCATGCGGCATGTCACTGTACTGTCTACGATAATAGTGCGGACGAGATCACCTACATCGGCTGTTTCACCTCCGGTGGCATATACGCCTACTCCCATTTCACGAAGTTCGGCCAGCAATTCGTCTGTTCCGTTAATGATGGCAGAAATTACTTCTCCGGGGATAAGCAACTTGTTACGTCCGATAGTAGAGGATACAAGAATATTGTCAACGGCACCCACACAAAGCAGGTCGTCTATGTTCATGATCAGTGCATCTTGTGCAATACCCTTCCAAACGGAGAGATCTCCCGTTTCTTTCCAATACATATAGGCCAGGCTCGATTTGGTTCCTGCACCATCAGCATGCATGATATTACAATATTCAGGGTCCCCACCCAAAATATCAGGGATTATTTTACAGAATGCTTGTGGAAAAATTCCTTTGTCGATGTTCTTGATGGCATTGTGCACATCTTCTTTTGATGCGCTGACGCCTCGCATCATGTATCGTTGATTACTCATGAGTTATTTGGATTTTGTATACAACGGCAAAAGTACAGCTTTTTTTCCTTATAGCCAACAAATTGGAGGATATAACGATCCGGTAATATGATGGGGGAGAGGGTTCATTCTTTAATTTGAAGTTTGAAATGAAAAGTTTAAAAGAATTTTGTGTACCGTTTCTGAATTGTTTGTGGGGAAAGGAAGCTCTTTCGACGATTCTTTGTTTTGACGGTTAAAGATGGACTTTAGTTGCCGCCTGAAATAGATTTTCTACCGCTGCTTTAGGAATATAGACAAAAAAATATTTTGTTTTGTAATTAATATCCTGAGTGGATGCCACTTTTCTATCAAAATTGTATGTCACGAAAATGACTGGGCCTGAAATGGGTTTTAAGAGAAATATGAAGAATGTGGGAATGTAAAAATCCCCTGACTCTTGCCTTGTATCGTGATCGACTAAGGCCAAAGCAGGGGGATTTTTATATCGGAACTTGCAAATAATAAGTAATGCTGTCTCGTTTTTCTATTTGAAGACAATCTCCTTTTTGGGGTAAGATCGTGCATTAACAATCATTGCCGGTGAGAAAAAATGTGTGTGACCGATCAGAATTTTACTTCCGGTGCTTTTTCCGTTCCTTCGGCGGCTTCGAAATAGGTACGTTTCTCGAAGCCGAATACAGAAGCAAAGATGCTTTTGGGGAAACGGCGGATAGATGTATTGTATGCTTGTGCAGCATCGTTAAAGTTTTTGCGGGCAACGTTGATCCGGTTTTCTGTACCTTCCAGTTGTGCTTGTAACTCAAGGAAATTTTGATTAGCTTTCAGGTCCGGATAATTTTCGGTAATGGCAAGCAGCTTGCCCAATGCGGATGTGACGGCTCCCTGTGCTTTCTGATATTCGGCTAACTTCTCCGGAGTGAGATCGTTGGCATCTACTTTGATCTGGGTAGCTTTACTACGAGCCTCTACAACTCCTTCGAGAGTCTCTTTTTCGTGCGAAGCATATCCTTTAACCGTGTTGACCAGATTGGGGATCAGATCTGCACGGCGCTGATATTGTGTCTCTACGTTAGCCCACTGGCTACTTACATTCTCGTCCATGGATACCAGTCCGTTA containing:
- a CDS encoding HD domain-containing protein, producing MPHERKIINDPVFGFINIPKGLLYDIVRHPLLQRLNRIKQVGLSSVVYPGAQHTRFQHSLGAFYLMSEAITQLASKGNFIFDSEAEAVQAAILLHDIGHGPFSHVLEDTIVKGVSHEEISLMLMERMNREMNGQLSLAIQIFKDEYPKRFLHQLVSGQLDMDRLDYLRRDSFYTGVSEGNIGSARIIKMLDVADDHLVVESKGIYSIENFLTARRLMYWQVYLHKTSVAYERMLISALLRAKELASKGVELFASPALKFFLYNHIDPEVFYNNPDCLENFIQLDDNDIWTALKVWSTHTDKVLSTLSLGMINRNIFKVEICSEPISEERKKELTLLISRQLGITLSEADYFVSTPSIEKNMYDSADDSIDIIYKDGTIKNIAEASDMLNISLLSKKVKKYYICYLRWDR
- the pyrF gene encoding orotidine-5'-phosphate decarboxylase, with the protein product MNKQSLFENIKRKKSFLCVGLDTDIKKIPDHLLDDPDPIFAFNKAIVDATADYCIAYKPNLAFYESMGVKGWIAFEKTVNYIKENYPDQFIIADAKRGDIGNTSAMYARTFFEELDIDSVTVAPYMGEDSVTPFLSYEGKWVILLALTSNKGSHDFQLTEDANGERLFEKVLKKSQEWANDEQMMYVVGATQGRAFEDIRKIVPNHFLLVPGIGAQGGSLEEVCKYGMNSTCGLIVNSSRGIIYVDKTENFAAAARAAAKEVQEQMAEQLKAIL
- the prfA gene encoding peptide chain release factor 1 translates to MADNNSILEKLDGLVARFEEVSTLITDPAVIADQKRYVKLTKEYKELDDLMKARKEYMQLLANIEEAKDILSNESDADMREMAKEEMDNSQERLPVLEEEIKLLLVPADPQDGKNAILEIRGGTGGDEAAIFAGDLFRMYAKFCETKGWKMEVSSANEGAAGGYKEIICSVTGDNVYGTLKYESGVHRVQRVPATETQGRVHTSAASVAVLPEAEEFDVVINEGEIKWDTFRSGGAGGQNVNKVESGVRLRYIWKNPNTGVAEEILIECTETRDQPKNKERALARLRTFIYDKEHQKYIDDIASKRKTMVSTGDRSAKIRTYNYPQGRITDHRINYTIYNLAAFMDGDIQECIDKLTVAENAERLKESEL
- a CDS encoding AIR synthase related protein; this translates as MSNQRYMMRGVSASKEDVHNAIKNIDKGIFPQAFCKIIPDILGGDPEYCNIMHADGAGTKSSLAYMYWKETGDLSVWKGIAQDALIMNIDDLLCVGAVDNILVSSTIGRNKLLIPGEVISAIINGTDELLAELREMGVGVYATGGETADVGDLVRTIIVDSTVTCRMKRADIINNANIRPGDVIVGLASHGQATYEKEYNGGMGSNGLTSARHDVFAKYLAEKYPESYDAAVPEELVYSGGLKLTDTVEGSPIDAGKLVLSPTRTYAPVVKKLLDALRPEIHGMVHCSGGAQTKVLHFVGDVRVVKDNLFPVPPLFRTIQEQSGTDWAEMYKVFNMGHRLEVYLSPEHAAEVIAISDSFGIPAQIVGRIEESDKKELIIKSEFGEFRY
- a CDS encoding LemA family protein, which translates into the protein MKKSVIILIAVVAVIIIWAISAYNGLVSMDENVSSQWANVETQYQRRADLIPNLVNTVKGYASHEKETLEGVVEARSKATQIKVDANDLTPEKLAEYQKAQGAVTSALGKLLAITENYPDLKANQNFLELQAQLEGTENRINVARKNFNDAAQAYNTSIRRFPKSIFASVFGFEKRTYFEAAEGTEKAPEVKF